GTTTGGCTCTTCCTCAGTGGCGAATTGTTGTGGGTATAAGGATTGTTGACACTCGAGCCTTGGTAGCATTTCAGGAACATAACTATCAGGAGGTTTAAATATATTAGGCTCTTCCTCAGTGGCTGTCCTTACCATATCTAAAGGCTAAAACACTTGTACAAATTCAACACAGTAATGTGATCTAACCTGGGGATAATCTCATTTCCAGGGTTGTAATCTGACTGGAAACTAGCCTCGGGCCTGGTTTCACGTTCCTGTATCCCAGCTTCCTCAAAGCCACTGAGTTTCTCCTGCAAACAGAACAACAAACACATGAATCATTGGCTATAATTCGAAGAAAAGCAAATGAGATATCATTCTATCAAAATCAACATGTATAAAGCAGCTCTTTGCAGTAATGGCTAACCTTGAGAGCTGCTACAAAGGTCACAGCTGCATCACATGTGGAGAACCTTAAAGCGAACTTTTGAATCTGGAGAAGAAGCTCAACAATCACAGTAAACAATAGGCTTTCAATCACACAGCTGGAGTATCTAACTCGTGAACCATTATCAACAAGCACATTAGACAGTATGTTTATTCCAGAAAATTTCCAAAAGAGAATCGAGTGTAAGGAGGTTGCCTCGTTTTCGGAATCCATGTAGCTAACGAGAATCGCTCGGCTGCCACGAGAAGGGAACCCAGAAACGCACGTCATGTGAGGCCACGAGAAGTTCAGCTTCGAAATGTAGTGTTCTTCCTGTAAAATTACATACCAGGGAAGTCAAATTAGTCCATGAATCTACAATCAAACATGGATAGAGATCCAGATTCACGAAATCTACTAAGCTCAAATCATCGCGAACACCGATCCAGCAGTCGCAACTAACAAATCCGATCAAAAGAGAGAACGACATAGAGAGAGACGGAGATTTCAACTCACGAGGATTTTGCCGGCGAGTTCGACGGAGAGAATCGCATCGGATCCGTTCACTTCGTCCACCAGAGTGAGATACACCTTCGAGAAGGACGTCGACAGCCACGTCCCTATGGGCGACGAGCTCAGCTCCCTCTTTCCGAGAGGAACGAGTCCTGGATACGGAGATGGAGGAGACGGAAACGGAATAAACCGAGCGAAGCTGATTAGCCATCGGGAAGTTTCTGAAGCCTCCGCGTTTCCTCGGTGGACTGATGCAGTTAGGGATCCCGCCATCTTCCTTCCGATATTTCCTCcgatttgaaattttcttttttcaccTTTTTTTCGCCTTCTCTAATGAGTGGAATTTGGAAAACGTAATGTACGAAATAATATATTTCCAGCAGTCTATGGGCTCAGGTTATTAAAATTGGGCCCCAAAAAGCCCGATGCTTATTTcaatttgtttcttatttgagtttatatacaattttatacatgaatttgtttttgatttgtgtttatattcaattttatacatctatatgatattttattttggaatggattaataaatattttaaatattttttcaatttttttccaaaatattacattatttttatatcacactatatttatataaattttcgacatggaatgtttttttttttactttaaagtCTACATCAGTATCTGATGGCCAAGTACTAGGCTTTTCACCTTCATCCTTTGTTGAAATCCTCCCAACAACTACTGAGTCAGAACAATCTACTCCAGCCACCATCTTTAAAGCAACAGTAATAGCCACTCCTTATAGCAATTCAGCCTTATTTGAAAATGCTCCGCTTAATACAGAACATGCAACTACTCTGGGAGATTTTCCAGTCACATGGAGTGTTTTTTAACGCCTCCACCTGAAGCTTCAGGTGATATTCCACCATCCACTTCTGGAGGTTTGTCTTTTACTCCTCTCACAGATGATtgtatatgttattttaatgAATATGAAATGGCCCAACGATCACGACATGGAAGAGAGTTGAAACCATCTCAGAAGGTTCAAGATATGCAATGTCACACGGTAAGAAGCCGCAAAAGCCGGGGGTGCCGAGGCAGAGGTCGTCACGGAGGCCAAAACTAAAGTTATttttagaaattggtgcgtttgcgggatacttatgactagttaactaccaaattcatcagcggttaaaaaataaattaacaatattaacattttatataattataaaaatatcagaacataaaaatattataataaatataaaatttatatttagaaagttataattttaaatttttaaaaattataaaaattattttattttaaaattttataatattaattaaaatataatagatatattttagtatttttattgaatatttttatttttgtatttatattgtcttaaaaaaattatcctcccgcaaccgcaaacgctagctggaaccagcttttgaatttatgaggtttagagcggtttagagcggtttgagagattgttgcaaaacggcaacaaccgctaccaaccgcaaaagctgcctTTGCTGGTGGTAGCGGggaaaccagtcatacccttagTGAACTAATCCCTCTCTCAATTTCTTCAAATGCTCAGAGA
The window above is part of the Brassica napus cultivar Da-Ae chromosome C8, Da-Ae, whole genome shotgun sequence genome. Proteins encoded here:
- the LOC106412284 gene encoding protein POOR HOMOLOGOUS SYNAPSIS 1 isoform X2, with the protein product MAGSLTASVHRGNAEASETSRWLISFARFIPFPSPPSPYPGLVPLGKRELSSSPIGTWLSTSFSKVYLTLVDEVNGSDAILSVELAGKILEEHYISKLNFSWPHMTCVSGFPSRGSRAILVSYMDSENEIQKFALRFSTCDAAVTFVAALKEKLSGFEEAGIQERETRPEASFQSDYNPGNEIIPSYVPEMLPRLECQQSLYPQQFATEEEPNMVKPPESYVLEMQPRLEYQTCQTFYEPQIATVEEPTMVKHIGSYVPEMQPRLGYQAGQTLYPPHATLSQIPNDPFINLPPSFTTLLSGCFPNSSLDAGQATVKQDPDLKSQILKHMEDSSFQDMLQKVERIMEEIGGNWIL
- the LOC106412284 gene encoding protein POOR HOMOLOGOUS SYNAPSIS 1 isoform X1 gives rise to the protein MAGSLTASVHRGNAEASETSRWLISFARFIPFPSPPSPYPGLVPLGKRELSSSPIGTWLSTSFSKVYLTLVDEVNGSDAILSVELAGKILEEHYISKLNFSWPHMTCVSGFPSRGSRAILVSYMDSENEATSLHSILFWKFSGINILSNVLVDNGSRVRYSSCVIESLLFTVIVELLLQIQKFALRFSTCDAAVTFVAALKEKLSGFEEAGIQERETRPEASFQSDYNPGNEIIPSYVPEMLPRLECQQSLYPQQFATEEEPNMVKPPESYVLEMQPRLEYQTCQTFYEPQIATVEEPTMVKHIGSYVPEMQPRLGYQAGQTLYPPHATLSQIPNDPFINLPPSFTTLLSGCFPNSSLDAGQATVKQDPDLKSQILKHMEDSSFQDMLQKVERIMEEIGGNWIL